From the Aquitalea magnusonii genome, one window contains:
- a CDS encoding DUF2750 domain-containing protein — protein MDFEVVWGLYGTGWAASIVNGEEVIPFWPEEEFARICADGEWKGFSAKAILLDNFLLKWLPGMKRDGRRSAVFPNVDGKAVVVDVDELYDLIVCEKKQYE, from the coding sequence GTGGATTTTGAAGTTGTGTGGGGCTTGTATGGCACTGGGTGGGCCGCTTCAATTGTCAATGGTGAAGAGGTAATTCCATTTTGGCCAGAGGAGGAATTTGCTCGTATTTGTGCTGATGGAGAATGGAAGGGCTTTTCTGCAAAAGCCATTTTATTGGATAATTTTCTCCTGAAGTGGCTGCCAGGAATGAAACGAGATGGGCGTCGATCTGCTGTTTTTCCAAACGTCGATGGAAAAGCAGTAGTTGTTGATGTTGATGAGCTTTATGATTTAATTGTTTGTGAGAAAAAGCAATATGAGTAG
- a CDS encoding RHS repeat domain-containing protein: MLIIDAMGSATRYQYGDVGGLRAIVSPDGQVTQLEYDAESRLLKITDPLGRSTHYDYDKAGRLQSRTDANGHALAYRYDKLGRLISLRNENHCHYLFEYDEGGRVIAETGFDGAVTSYRYDPLAQVHTDAIQGVKVPAWNQYNPYDPERDPLLQAGPEPAAPHAVYYYHADHLGTPQALTDAQGQLALEMDYQAWGEAREVIAEAAASAGIRNPFRFQGQYHDDESGLHYNRYRYYDPEIGRFISRDPIGLFGGLNNFIYAANPIEWIDALGLINLRATDPARGSLSPIQTRCWYLREEERIDQKLCQCKSQKERARLAHKLRNEARIRARLLSNDSKWGIGLYVGGEASGTGRAEPMLKWKDAIARAKAKGANSPDEIYKVIEESSKKSRASVNKSLEGVDCNKELKGF, translated from the coding sequence GTGCTCATCATCGATGCCATGGGCAGTGCTACCCGCTATCAATACGGCGACGTAGGTGGCCTACGCGCTATCGTGTCGCCGGATGGCCAGGTCACCCAGCTGGAGTACGATGCCGAATCCCGACTGCTCAAGATCACCGACCCGCTGGGCCGCAGCACACATTACGACTACGACAAGGCCGGGCGTCTGCAAAGCCGCACCGATGCCAACGGCCACGCGCTGGCCTACCGCTACGACAAACTGGGCCGGCTGATTTCCCTGCGCAACGAAAATCACTGTCACTACCTGTTTGAATACGATGAAGGCGGACGGGTGATTGCGGAAACCGGCTTCGATGGTGCCGTCACCAGTTACCGTTATGACCCGCTGGCCCAGGTGCATACCGACGCCATCCAGGGCGTGAAAGTGCCGGCGTGGAACCAGTACAACCCCTACGATCCGGAACGCGACCCGCTGCTGCAGGCAGGCCCGGAGCCAGCCGCCCCGCACGCGGTGTACTACTACCACGCCGACCACCTCGGCACCCCGCAAGCCCTTACCGACGCGCAAGGCCAGTTGGCACTGGAGATGGATTACCAGGCCTGGGGCGAAGCACGGGAAGTGATTGCCGAGGCGGCAGCCTCTGCCGGCATCCGCAACCCCTTCCGCTTCCAGGGGCAGTATCATGACGACGAATCAGGGCTGCACTACAACCGCTATCGCTACTATGATCCGGAGATAGGGCGATTTATCTCGCGAGATCCGATTGGGTTGTTTGGTGGGTTAAATAATTTTATCTATGCTGCCAATCCTATTGAGTGGATCGATGCACTTGGATTAATCAACCTGCGAGCAACTGATCCTGCTCGTGGTTCACTATCACCTATCCAAACTAGATGCTGGTACCTACGAGAAGAGGAAAGAATTGATCAGAAACTATGCCAATGTAAATCGCAGAAAGAGAGAGCTCGTTTAGCTCACAAACTCAGAAATGAGGCGCGTATAAGAGCACGATTGCTTAGTAATGATTCAAAATGGGGAATTGGCCTTTATGTCGGAGGTGAAGCCTCGGGCACTGGAAGAGCTGAGCCGATGTTGAAATGGAAAGATGCAATCGCCAGAGCAAAGGCGAAGGGTGCGAATTCGCCTGATGAGATTTACAAAGTTATTGAGGAGTCATCAAAGAAGTCTAGGGCAAGTGTAAATAAATCACTTGAGGGTGTTGATTGCAATAAAGAATTGAAAGGATTTTAA
- a CDS encoding RHS repeat-associated core domain-containing protein yields MDYQAWGEAREVIAEAAASAGIRNPFRFQGQYHGDESGLHYSRYRYYDPEIGRFISRDLIGLMGGINIHSYAPNPIEWIDPLGLERFPTWMPTKQGYQRQHIIPYSLKGHPVFEKAGLDVNSAGNMMYMPVCEGIDSKKKGYHRGWTEEHAAYNRMVQAKLDEMNIKSRQEWWDKARTQKEISNLQLKLRADLNSGKLTSASPVRSKK; encoded by the coding sequence ATGGATTACCAGGCCTGGGGCGAAGCACGGGAAGTGATTGCCGAGGCCGCAGCCTCCGCCGGCATCCGCAACCCCTTCCGCTTCCAGGGGCAGTATCATGGCGACGAGTCAGGGCTGCACTACAGCCGCTATCGCTACTATGATCCGGAGATAGGGCGGTTTATTTCGCGAGATCTGATTGGGTTGATGGGTGGGATTAATATCCATAGCTATGCGCCGAATCCGATTGAGTGGATTGATCCGCTTGGTTTGGAACGCTTTCCCACGTGGATGCCAACTAAACAAGGTTATCAGCGTCAGCATATCATTCCATATTCACTAAAAGGGCATCCAGTATTCGAAAAAGCAGGGTTGGATGTGAATTCTGCGGGAAATATGATGTATATGCCGGTGTGTGAAGGTATAGACTCCAAGAAGAAAGGATATCACCGAGGCTGGACCGAAGAACATGCGGCTTATAATAGGATGGTGCAGGCTAAATTAGATGAGATGAATATTAAATCTCGTCAAGAATGGTGGGATAAAGCGAGGACGCAAAAGGAAATTTCTAACTTGCAATTGAAGCTTAGGGCAGACTTGAATTCTGGGAAGCTGACTTCTGCATCTCCAGTGAGGTCGAAAAAGTAA
- a CDS encoding RHS repeat-associated core domain-containing protein: protein MDYQAWGEAREVIAEAAASAGIRNPLRFQGQYHDDESGLHYNRYRYYDPEIGRFISRDPIGLLGDINIHSYAPNPVEWVDPLGLSPKPKNSPDVDKWVAKGGAVCECSCGNWQYTDWDGNSVTYKDGYPDFSPYQRQQVKIDMKGNHSSDFTLADKNAPLGPKLAQNTWHHHQDMETMQEVPKKIHSRFTHCGGVSLKKRT from the coding sequence ATGGATTACCAGGCCTGGGGCGAAGCACGGGAAGTGATTGCCGAGGCAGCGGCCTCCGCCGGCATCCGCAACCCACTCCGCTTCCAGGGGCAGTATCATGACGACGAGTCAGGGCTGCACTACAACCGCTATCGCTACTATGATCCGGAGATAGGGCGGTTTATTTCGCGGGACCCGATTGGGTTGCTGGGTGATATTAATATCCATAGCTATGCGCCGAATCCGGTTGAGTGGGTTGATCCTTTGGGACTGTCTCCTAAGCCGAAGAACTCTCCAGATGTTGATAAGTGGGTGGCAAAGGGGGGGGCGGTTTGCGAGTGTTCTTGTGGAAATTGGCAGTATACTGATTGGGATGGGAATTCAGTTACATACAAAGATGGTTATCCTGATTTTTCTCCTTATCAACGTCAGCAAGTGAAAATTGATATGAAAGGTAATCATTCATCAGACTTTACTCTGGCAGATAAAAATGCTCCTCTAGGTCCTAAGTTGGCTCAGAATACTTGGCATCACCATCAGGATATGGAAACGATGCAAGAGGTTCCCAAGAAAATACATTCACGATTTACCCATTGTGGTGGTGTGTCGCTCAAGAAAAGGACATGA
- a CDS encoding RHS repeat-associated core domain-containing protein, protein MESFRFDPAGNLLDNTPTADGHQDNSLLGNLLSHYAGRHYRYDSRGNLVEKRVNGSLTQLEWDGYNRLSRLTAPGGNSTEYRYDPLGRRIAKLSQGKTTLYGWDGDVLAFETQDDAAVHYLFEPGSFIPLAQVHTDAIQGVKVPAWNQYNPYDPERDPLLQAGPEPSAPRAVYYYHADHLGTPQALTDAQGQLALEMDYQAWGEAREVIAEAAASAGIRNPFRFQGQYHDDESGLHYNRHRYYDPEIGRFISRDPIGLLGGINIHSYAPNPVAWIDPFGLAKYPAVTFPEDKTIKDVRIQMQGSRGGDFKAANEVAGVTGCKGKATRDAHKKEYGDVTWHHADYDKETNTARMQLVKTSDHVASLPHSGSVSQFEEAHGVVYETLEAKELALRMNAKKCI, encoded by the coding sequence GTGGAAAGCTTCCGCTTCGACCCGGCCGGCAACCTGCTGGACAACACCCCGACAGCCGACGGCCATCAGGACAACAGCTTGCTGGGCAATCTGCTGAGCCACTACGCCGGCCGTCACTACCGCTACGACAGCCGTGGCAACCTCGTTGAAAAGCGCGTCAACGGCAGCCTCACCCAGCTGGAGTGGGACGGCTACAACCGCCTGAGCCGGCTGACAGCACCGGGTGGCAACAGCACCGAATACCGCTATGATCCGCTGGGCCGCCGCATCGCCAAGCTCAGTCAGGGCAAGACAACCCTGTACGGCTGGGATGGCGACGTGCTGGCGTTTGAAACCCAAGACGACGCCGCAGTGCATTACCTGTTCGAACCCGGCAGCTTCATCCCGCTGGCCCAGGTACATACCGACGCCATCCAAGGCGTGAAAGTGCCGGCATGGAACCAGTACAACCCCTACGACCCGGAACGCGACCCGCTGCTGCAGGCCGGCCCGGAGCCATCCGCCCCGCGCGCGGTGTACTACTACCACGCCGACCACCTCGGCACCCCGCAAGCTCTTACCGACGCGCAAGGCCAGTTGGCACTGGAGATGGATTACCAGGCCTGGGGCGAAGCACGGGAAGTGATTGCCGAGGCAGCGGCCTCCGCCGGCATCCGCAACCCCTTCCGCTTCCAGGGGCAGTATCATGACGACGAATCAGGGCTGCATTACAACCGCCACCGCTACTATGATCCGGAGATAGGGCGGTTTATCTCGCGGGACCCGATTGGGTTGCTGGGTGGGATTAATATCCATAGCTATGCGCCGAATCCGGTTGCGTGGATAGATCCTTTTGGGCTTGCGAAGTATCCTGCTGTGACCTTTCCAGAAGACAAGACAATAAAAGATGTTCGAATTCAAATGCAAGGGTCTAGAGGTGGGGATTTTAAAGCCGCAAATGAGGTCGCTGGAGTAACAGGTTGCAAAGGAAAGGCAACTAGAGATGCACACAAAAAAGAATATGGAGATGTAACGTGGCATCATGCTGATTATGATAAAGAAACTAATACTGCCAGAATGCAGTTGGTGAAAACTTCAGACCATGTTGCGAGTCTTCCTCATAGTGGTTCGGTTTCTCAGTTTGAAGAGGCTCATGGGGTGGTTTATGAAACATTAGAGGCAAAAGAGCTTGCTCTGCGTATGAATGCAAAGAAATGCATTTAA
- a CDS encoding Lrp/AsnC ligand binding domain-containing protein produces the protein MKVKHTHARELDKIDLKILKWLQKNGRIAMTELAEKVGLSTTPCTERVRRLERDGVIEGYYARLNPQAMGASLLVFVEIKLSAKSGNIFDAFRREIQNIPEILECHLVSGEYDYLIKARIPDMSMYRKLLGEILLQLPNANESRSYVVMEEVKETHMLALPE, from the coding sequence ATGAAAGTAAAACACACACACGCCAGAGAACTGGACAAGATCGACCTTAAGATATTGAAATGGTTGCAGAAAAACGGCCGTATCGCCATGACGGAGCTGGCGGAAAAGGTGGGCCTCTCCACCACGCCCTGCACCGAACGGGTAAGGCGGCTGGAGCGCGACGGCGTGATCGAAGGCTATTACGCCCGGCTCAACCCGCAGGCCATGGGCGCGTCACTGCTGGTATTCGTGGAGATCAAGCTGTCGGCCAAATCGGGCAATATCTTTGACGCCTTCCGCCGTGAAATCCAGAACATCCCGGAAATCCTGGAATGCCACCTGGTATCCGGTGAATACGACTACCTGATCAAGGCGCGCATTCCCGACATGTCGATGTACCGCAAGCTGCTGGGGGAAATCCTGCTGCAACTGCCCAATGCCAATGAATCACGCAGCTATGTGGTAATGGAAGAAGTGAAAGAAACCCATATGCTGGCATTGCCGGAATAG
- the alr gene encoding alanine racemase, which produces MRPLIASIRLDKLRHNYLLAKQQAGGPTLAVIKANAYGHGAVRCAQALADVADGFAVACLEEAIQLREGGVTLPIVLLEGVFEAAELADVEQHDLWFVVQSQQQLDMVLQANPAKPYTVWLKMDSGMHRAGFFPQDYAAAHCKLMASGKVGKIVKMSHFARADEPQLSATHAQLEAFDSICRYLPGEESIANSAGILCHERSHRQWNRAGIMLYGASPLPAGFDQGAALQPVMRLSTRVFGVRELAAGEPVGYGASFVAERPTRVGLIACGYADGYPRLASTGSPVAIDGVRSRVIGRVSMDMMTVDLTDLPQAGIGSEVELWGDTIHINEVAAQAGTISYEVLCNVKRAHFSYN; this is translated from the coding sequence ATGCGCCCGCTGATTGCCAGTATCCGTCTGGACAAGCTGCGCCATAACTACCTGCTGGCCAAACAGCAGGCCGGTGGCCCGACCCTGGCGGTGATCAAGGCCAATGCCTATGGCCACGGCGCAGTGCGCTGTGCCCAGGCACTGGCCGATGTGGCCGACGGTTTTGCCGTGGCTTGTCTGGAAGAAGCCATCCAGTTGCGCGAGGGCGGGGTGACCTTGCCCATCGTGCTGCTGGAAGGCGTGTTCGAAGCGGCCGAACTGGCTGATGTCGAGCAGCACGATCTGTGGTTTGTGGTGCAAAGCCAGCAACAGCTGGACATGGTGCTGCAGGCCAATCCGGCCAAGCCTTACACCGTGTGGCTGAAGATGGATTCCGGCATGCATCGCGCCGGTTTCTTCCCGCAGGACTACGCTGCCGCGCATTGCAAGCTGATGGCCAGTGGCAAGGTAGGCAAGATCGTCAAGATGAGCCACTTTGCCCGTGCCGACGAACCGCAATTGTCTGCTACCCATGCCCAGCTGGAAGCCTTCGACAGCATCTGCCGTTATCTGCCGGGTGAGGAGAGCATTGCCAACTCGGCGGGCATCCTGTGCCACGAACGCTCGCACCGCCAGTGGAACCGCGCCGGCATCATGCTGTACGGTGCGTCGCCGCTGCCGGCCGGTTTCGATCAGGGTGCTGCCTTGCAGCCGGTGATGCGTCTGAGCACCCGCGTGTTCGGTGTGCGCGAACTGGCCGCTGGCGAGCCGGTGGGCTATGGCGCCAGCTTTGTCGCCGAGCGTCCCACCCGCGTGGGCCTGATTGCCTGTGGTTATGCCGATGGCTACCCGCGTCTGGCTTCCACCGGCAGCCCGGTGGCCATTGATGGCGTGCGCTCGCGCGTGATTGGCCGCGTGTCGATGGACATGATGACGGTGGACCTGACCGACCTTCCGCAAGCCGGCATCGGCAGCGAGGTGGAGCTGTGGGGTGACACCATCCACATCAATGAAGTGGCGGCCCAGGCTGGCACCATTTCTTATGAAGTGCTGTGCAATGTGAAACGCGCGCACTTTAGCTACAACTGA
- a CDS encoding RHS repeat domain-containing protein: MLNYPSSDSTEYRYDPLGRRIAKLSQGKTTLYGWDGDVLAFETQDDAAVHYLFEPGSFIPLAQVHTDAIQGVKVPAWNQYNPYDPERDPLLQAGPEPSAPRAVYYYHADHLGTPQALTDAQGQLALEMDYQAWGEAREVIAEVAASAGIRNPLRFQGQYHDDESGLHYNRYRYYDPEIGRFISRDPIGLLGDINIHSYAPNPVGWIDPLGLARCPCNPCSKYDVGPYDELKRRSASGDNLDIHHAMQKHPASQVVVGYDPKTAPSIAVPAGEHEQIPTRKGVYTGTARDLLASDIRDLRKHTGASNECLQRLISLNKEMYPAAFKK, translated from the coding sequence TTGCTGAACTATCCAAGCAGCGACAGCACCGAATACCGCTATGACCCGCTGGGCCGCCGTATCGCCAAGCTCAGTCAGGGCAAGACAACACTGTACGGCTGGGATGGCGACGTGCTGGCGTTTGAAACCCAAGACGACGCCGCAGTGCATTACCTGTTTGAACCCGGCAGCTTCATCCCGCTGGCCCAGGTGCATACCGACGCCATCCAAGGCGTGAAAGTGCCGGCATGGAACCAGTACAACCCCTACGACCCGGAACGCGACCCGCTGCTGCAGGCCGGGCCGGAGCCATCCGCCCCGCGCGCGGTGTACTACTACCACGCCGACCACCTCGGCACCCCGCAAGCCCTTACCGACGCGCAAGGCCAGTTGGCACTGGAGATGGATTACCAGGCCTGGGGCGAAGCACGGGAAGTGATTGCCGAGGTAGCAGCCTCCGCCGGCATCCGCAACCCACTCCGCTTCCAGGGGCAGTATCATGACGACGAGTCAGGGCTGCACTACAACCGCTATCGCTACTATGATCCGGAGATAGGGCGGTTTATTTCGCGGGACCCGATTGGGTTGCTGGGTGATATTAATATCCATAGCTATGCGCCGAATCCGGTTGGCTGGATTGATCCATTGGGGCTGGCACGATGCCCCTGTAATCCATGCTCGAAATATGATGTCGGTCCGTATGATGAGCTCAAGAGGCGTTCTGCGTCAGGTGACAATCTTGATATTCACCACGCGATGCAAAAACACCCGGCCTCTCAAGTTGTTGTTGGCTACGATCCCAAAACTGCTCCATCTATAGCAGTTCCCGCTGGCGAACATGAGCAAATTCCAACGCGTAAGGGTGTATATACGGGAACGGCAAGAGACCTCTTGGCTAGCGATATCAGAGACCTTAGGAAACATACAGGTGCTTCTAATGAGTGTTTGCAACGATTGATCTCACTCAATAAAGAAATGTATCCAGCCGCATTTAAAAAATAG
- a CDS encoding WD40/YVTN/BNR-like repeat-containing protein — translation MAASTLLSIIFKLVRAALKWLVIIIIGLVLLVVGAYGVYRMLSMWTYETDLMEHDKPYGGGDIRIHDRQVIVFKPIGPEFKFKPAAELKNPEVAEFAEDWMNHYEEVRNRASVRLLRGDMDKGVHRIFEKPGQNGAWWLSPDWKTIYVSTDWTNFKLPNGPDGYGQRWHTLWKSIDGGQSWQQLEWPEHVQPGQPLFMPDGKRGYLVADGMRIWRTFDGGQSWQEITLPSWVNQQLTGHPSGNGLLPMIKDSRATFSAFDLADDGTLRVAFYVRKAKLAAGIGDVIESTLLYRIPLSASQDELARQWMQPEIVLQQQSVIDIKMSHDGSLNLITLLGKLKPEKVAETQQRPAAYIQWKDGKENYRHQFDEHVIPGALFVGPQDQLVLAGESLNAKQTSSDSIILISTDRGQAWKETDDGMAYAWYYEADKNRIWKYQYRSLYWRKLNQ, via the coding sequence ATGGCTGCCAGTACTCTATTGTCAATAATATTTAAGCTGGTGCGTGCTGCGCTTAAATGGTTGGTGATCATAATCATTGGCCTTGTCTTGCTGGTGGTGGGAGCTTATGGGGTTTATAGGATGTTAAGCATGTGGACATACGAAACTGATCTGATGGAGCATGACAAGCCTTATGGTGGTGGTGATATTCGCATTCACGACAGGCAAGTTATTGTCTTCAAGCCCATTGGTCCCGAATTTAAATTCAAGCCTGCTGCTGAATTAAAAAATCCTGAAGTGGCAGAGTTCGCAGAAGACTGGATGAATCATTACGAAGAGGTAAGAAATAGGGCTTCAGTCCGCTTGTTACGGGGTGATATGGATAAAGGTGTTCATCGCATCTTTGAAAAGCCTGGGCAAAATGGTGCCTGGTGGCTTTCACCTGATTGGAAAACCATTTATGTGAGTACTGACTGGACAAATTTCAAGCTACCCAATGGCCCTGATGGTTATGGGCAACGCTGGCATACACTATGGAAATCAATAGATGGTGGGCAGAGCTGGCAGCAGTTGGAATGGCCAGAACATGTTCAACCAGGCCAGCCCTTGTTCATGCCAGACGGTAAGCGCGGTTACTTGGTTGCCGATGGCATGCGCATATGGCGTACTTTTGATGGGGGACAGAGTTGGCAAGAAATTACTCTGCCTTCATGGGTGAATCAGCAGCTTACCGGCCATCCGAGTGGAAACGGTTTGTTACCTATGATTAAAGACAGTCGGGCAACTTTCAGTGCATTTGATCTGGCTGATGATGGCACATTACGGGTGGCGTTCTATGTACGAAAGGCAAAACTGGCTGCTGGTATCGGTGATGTGATTGAAAGTACATTGTTGTATCGTATTCCCTTATCTGCCTCACAAGATGAGTTGGCTCGTCAGTGGATGCAGCCAGAGATAGTTCTTCAACAACAATCAGTGATAGATATCAAGATGTCACACGATGGCAGCTTGAATCTGATTACGCTATTGGGGAAATTAAAACCTGAAAAAGTAGCTGAAACCCAACAGCGTCCTGCGGCTTATATTCAATGGAAGGATGGGAAGGAAAACTACCGCCATCAATTTGACGAACACGTTATTCCTGGTGCGCTATTTGTCGGGCCACAAGATCAACTGGTACTTGCAGGGGAAAGTTTAAATGCGAAGCAAACCTCTTCTGACTCCATCATCCTGATCAGTACCGACAGAGGCCAAGCCTGGAAAGAGACTGACGATGGCATGGCTTATGCGTGGTACTACGAAGCGGATAAAAATCGTATCTGGAAGTATCAGTACCGGTCCTTATATTGGCGGAAATTGAATCAATAA
- a CDS encoding SMI1/KNR4 family protein, with amino-acid sequence MIVPINSFGKASVDQIALFESTIGVLLPNDYRDFLLKNNGGVLVDCMIRPAGLNEDVLLDVMFGLQLDENLDLQFWLEEYSGEMPSESLLIGSDPGSNFILMIISGESKGVYYWDHTHFFSDSSMEDGNTYFICDDFNEFLNLIN; translated from the coding sequence ATGATTGTGCCGATTAATTCTTTTGGAAAAGCCTCAGTAGATCAAATCGCATTGTTTGAAAGCACAATTGGTGTGCTCCTGCCTAATGATTATAGAGACTTTCTCTTGAAAAATAATGGAGGGGTATTGGTAGATTGTATGATTAGGCCTGCGGGTCTGAATGAAGATGTCTTGCTTGATGTAATGTTTGGATTGCAGTTAGATGAAAATTTAGATTTACAGTTTTGGCTTGAAGAGTACAGTGGGGAAATGCCAAGTGAATCTTTACTTATTGGTAGTGATCCGGGTTCGAATTTTATATTGATGATAATTTCTGGAGAGAGTAAGGGGGTTTATTACTGGGATCATACTCATTTTTTTTCAGATTCTTCTATGGAAGATGGAAATACGTATTTTATTTGTGATGATTTTAATGAGTTTTTAAATTTAATTAATTAA
- a CDS encoding D-amino acid dehydrogenase, with the protein MKVIVLGGGVVGVSTAWYLAKAGVDVTVLERQDGVALETSFGNAGQISPGYSAPWAAPGIPTKAIKWMFQRHAPLAIQPDGSVYQLQWIAKMLANCNEKSYAINKGRMMRLAEYSRDKIKELRAETGLDYEGRQGGTLQLFRSQAQVEGMAKDIAVLKECGVDFNVLDPDGCARVEPALAKVKHKLTGGLQLPNDETGDCNLFTSRLAELAAAKGVKFRFGVNISAIETHNGRITGVRIGDEMLTADHYVVALGSYSRDLLQNLGIDIPVYPVKGYSLTVPITNPAMAPVSTILDETYKVAITRFNDRIRVGGMAELAGYNLDLNPRRRETLELVVGDLYPDGGDIPAATFWTGLRPMTPDGTPIIGATRYANLSLNTGHGTLGWTMSAGSGKVLADQIVGVQPEISVDGLSIQRYAKQGETLVVPMHSRTANAGA; encoded by the coding sequence ATGAAGGTAATCGTTCTGGGTGGTGGCGTGGTGGGGGTATCCACTGCATGGTATCTGGCCAAGGCTGGCGTGGACGTGACTGTGCTGGAGCGCCAGGACGGCGTGGCACTGGAAACCAGCTTCGGCAATGCAGGCCAGATTTCCCCGGGTTATTCCGCGCCCTGGGCAGCCCCCGGCATCCCGACCAAGGCCATCAAGTGGATGTTCCAGCGCCATGCGCCGCTGGCCATTCAGCCGGATGGCAGCGTTTACCAGTTGCAGTGGATTGCCAAGATGCTGGCCAACTGTAATGAAAAATCCTACGCCATCAACAAGGGCCGCATGATGCGCCTGGCGGAATACAGCCGCGACAAGATCAAGGAACTGCGTGCCGAAACCGGCCTGGATTACGAAGGCCGTCAGGGCGGCACCCTGCAGCTGTTCCGCTCGCAGGCACAAGTGGAAGGCATGGCCAAGGATATCGCCGTGCTGAAAGAATGCGGTGTGGACTTCAATGTGCTGGACCCGGACGGCTGCGCCCGTGTGGAACCGGCGCTGGCCAAGGTGAAGCACAAGCTGACCGGCGGCCTGCAACTGCCGAACGACGAAACCGGCGACTGCAACCTGTTCACCAGCCGTCTGGCCGAACTGGCTGCCGCCAAGGGCGTGAAGTTCCGCTTTGGCGTCAACATCAGCGCCATCGAAACCCATAACGGCCGTATCACCGGCGTGCGCATCGGCGACGAAATGCTGACTGCCGACCACTACGTGGTGGCACTGGGCAGCTACTCGCGCGATCTGCTGCAAAACCTGGGCATTGATATTCCGGTATACCCGGTCAAGGGCTACTCGCTGACCGTGCCGATCACCAACCCGGCCATGGCACCGGTTTCCACCATTCTGGACGAAACCTACAAGGTGGCCATCACCCGTTTCAACGACCGTATCCGCGTGGGCGGCATGGCCGAGCTGGCCGGTTACAACCTGGACCTCAACCCGCGTCGTCGTGAAACGCTGGAACTGGTGGTGGGTGACCTGTATCCGGATGGCGGCGACATTCCGGCAGCCACCTTCTGGACCGGCCTGCGTCCGATGACCCCGGATGGCACGCCCATCATCGGCGCCACCCGCTATGCCAACCTGTCGCTCAATACCGGCCACGGTACGCTGGGCTGGACCATGAGCGCCGGTTCCGGCAAGGTGCTGGCCGACCAGATTGTCGGCGTACAGCCAGAAATCAGCGTGGACGGCCTGTCCATCCAGCGTTACGCCAAGCAGGGCGAAACCCTGGTGGTGCCGATGCACTCCCGTACCGCCAACGCAGGGGCCTGA